In the Stakelama saccharophila genome, TTGCCGTCGGCGTGTACACCGCCGCCAGGATGATGCCGGCGGGACGTCGGGTCGCGAAACAGGGAGATGATGATGGGACGGATGCTGGCCTTCGGCGAAGTGATGCTGCGTCTGTCGCCGCCCGATCGTCAGCTCCTCCTCCAGACTCCCGCACTCGATGTCTGGACCGCGGGTGCGGAGGCGAACGTCGCGACCGCGCTGGCGCTGCTGGACCATGACGTGGCGCTGGCGACGGCGCTGCCCGAAAACGCGCTCGGCGACGCGGCCGAGCGGACTCTGCGCGGGCTCGGCGTCGACTGTCGGCATGTCCTTCGGCGGCCGGGGCGGATGGGATTATACTACGTCACGCCCGGCGCCGGATTGCGGCCGACCGATGTCATCTACGACCGCGCGCATTCCGCCTTTGCCGAGGCGCCGGTGCGCGCGTGGGACTGGGACGCGCTGCTCGACGGCGTGGATCACCTGCATTTGTCGGGCATCACCCCGGCGCTGGGGCCGGTACCGGCGGAGGCCGCACTGGCGGCGGTCGAGGCGGCCGGCGCGCGCGACATCACCATTTCGTTCGACGGCAATTACCGCGCGCGGCTGTGGAAACGCTGGGACAGCAATCCGCGCGCCGTCCTTTCCAGGCTGGTGGGGGCCGCGCACATCCTGTTCGGCAACCACCGCGACATCGCGCTGCTGCTCGACCGCGATTTCGGTGGGGAGGGCGAGGATCGGCGCCGCGCATCGGCCGATGCGGCGTTCGCCGCCTTTCCCAGGCTGCGCATCATCGCCTCGACCGCGCGGCATGTGGTCGATTCCGGCCATCACCGGCTGTCGGCACGCATTGACGCCCGCGACGGTCACGCGCAGACGCAAGAGATCGCGCTGACGGGCATCGTCGATCGCATCGGCGGCGGGGACGCCTTTGCAGCCGGGGTGCTGGACGCCTTGCGGAACGGACGGTCGATCGAGGCGGCGGCGGCGAACGGGCTGGCGCTCACCAGCCTGAAGCATTCGCTGCCCGGCGACGCCAGCCTGTTCCGGCGCGCCGATCTGGACGGGTTCGTCGCCGGCGGGGTCGACGTGAAGCGCTGACGGTGCGTGCGGGCCAGGATGGAATGCGGCTTTCGGCCCTTCGATTTGGCGGTGTCGCATACGCACGGTGATCTGTTCGTCGGGAATGACAGCGGCGCGCGATGCCGGTACGATCGGCTCCAAAAGCAGACAGGAGAGAAAGAGCATGACCGCCGCCGCTCCGAAACTCTATCGCGCGATCATTGATACGCTGCAGGAAGAGATCACGAGCGGTAAGTACCGGCCCGGCGAACGGTTGCCGCCCGAACGCGAACTGGTCGAGCGGTTCGACGTAAGCCGCCTGACGCTGCGCGAGGCGATGATCGGCATGGAGATCATGGGGCTGGTCGAGGCGCGCCGCGGCTCCGGCGTCTATGTCACCGAACGGCCGGGGGCGACGGTATCGCCGTCCGACCTCGACATCGGCGCGTTCGAACTTACCGAGGCGCGTCGGCTGGTCGAGGGGGAAGCGGCGGCGCTTGCGGCGGTGACGGCCGATCCCGCGGACGTCGCGGAGCTGCGCGAAATACTCGACCAGATGATCGCGGAGAACGAGCGGGAGCTGCACGATGAGGTCGCCGATCGCGATTTCCACCTGCGCATCGCCCAGGCAACGCGCAACGCCGCGATCGTGCTGTTGATGAAAACGCTGTGGGATGTGCGGCACCGGTCGCCACTGTGCGAGAAGATGCTCGAACGGTCGCGGCGCTCGGGGGTGAAGCCACGCATCGACGATCACCGCGCGATCGTCGATGCCATCGCCGCGGCCGATGCGCATGGCGCGCGCAAGGCGATGCGGGATCATCTCGGCCGGGTGATCGACAACCTGCTGGCTGCGACGGAAATGGACGGGATCGAACGGGTCAGGGCGGAGGCGGCCGAGCTTCGCGAACGGGCCGGGCGCTTCGCCGCGATATAGGACTTGGCGACCACGCCTGCCTGGCCGCCGTGCCTGTGCAACCTGCCTGATAACTTCGGCGTCGTGATGGCGCCCGAACGGAATCGGGGATCGGATGCATGACGGCAAGCGACGGGCGTGTCGCAGGGATGTTGCCGCCGCGATCCGCATTTGCGACGTGCGCGTGATCGTCACCTGTCCGGGATGCAATTTCGCCACGCTCAGGAATGCCGCGCGCTTCCTCATCACGGTCGTGCGGCGCACGGGCGCCTCCATCCCGCGGCCGGGCGGATGTTGCAATCGGGCGCACACCGACTAGACCGCCGACGATGCTCGCGCTCGGCTGCCTCTTCCCGGTCCTGTTCTTCATCGGCGGCGCGATTCTCGGTGCGATCTGGTTCGGCGAGCAGGGCTCGATCTGGGGCGCGATCGCCGGACTGGTGCTCGGGACATTGGCGCCGCTCGTGATGTTCTGGGCCTTTGCGGGCGCGCGGAAGAAGAAGACCGACAAGCGCTGACGGGCGGCCGCGCCTTGCGGAACAGGACGTTCCGTTCGTGCGGCTCGAGTTCGGTCGCCCGCTCCATTTGCAATGGCGGACCCGCTCACCCTTTCCCAAACCGCCCCCCCTTGCTACAGGCTCGCCTCGAATCTCGTATTCGCCAGTTTTCCGCCAGCGTATCGGCGTGGAGGACCTCTGATCAGCGCGGCTCCTTCGGGCCAGCGGCCGGTCACGGACCCTCCCGCCGATCCCAGCGTTGGCAAGGCAACAGACAAGGGAAGGAACACCCCGATATGACCGCCATCGGCAAGGACACGCTCGGCACCCGCGACACGCTAAAGGTCGGCGGCACGGAATATGCCTATTACTCGCTGGCCAGGGCCGCGGAAAAGCTCGGCGACATCTCCCGCCTGCCCTTTTCGATGAAGGTGCTTCTCGAAAACATGCTGCGCTTCGACGACGGCACGACCGTCACGCCCGAGGACGCGCAGGCCATCGTCGACTGGCAGAAGGACTGCCGCTCCGACCGCGAGATCCAGTATCGCCCCGCCCGCGTCCTGATGCAGGACTTCACCGGTGTTCCCTGCGTCGTCGACCTCGCGGCGATGCGCGACGCCATCAAGACGCTGGGCGGCAATGCCGAGAAGATCAATCCGCAGGTTCCCTGCCATCTCGTTATCGACCACTCGGTCATGGTCGACGAATTCGGCACGCCCAAATCGTTCGAGCAGAATGTCGAGCGCGAATATGAGCGCAACGGCGAACGCTACGAGTTCCTCAAATGGGGATCGAAAGCGCTCGACAATTTCAAGGTCGTGCCCCCGGGCACCGGCATCTGCCATCAGGTCAACCTAGAATATATCGGTCGCGGCGTCTGGTCGTCGGAGGACCCGGACGGCAACCCCGTCGCCTATCCCGACACGCTCGTCGGCACCGACAGCCATACCACGATGATCAACGGCCTCGGCGTGCTCGGCTGGGGCGTCGGCGGTATCGAGGCGGAAGCGGGCGTGCTCGGCCAGCCGGTTTCCATGCTGATCCCCGAAGTGGTGGGCTTCAAGCTGACCGGGAAGCTTAACGAGGGCATCACCGCCACCGACCTCGTCCTCACCGTCACGCAGATGCTGCGCAAGAAGGGCGTGGTCGGCCGTTTCGTCGAATTCTTCGGTCCCGGCCTGCATGCGCTGACGCTCGCCGACCGCGCGACGATCGCCAACATGGCGCCCGAATATGGTGCGACGTGCGGCTTCTTCCCCATCGACGAAAAGACGATGGAATATATGGCGCTCACCGGCCGCGACGAGGAAACGATCGCGTTGACCGAGGCCTATTGCAAGGCACAGGGCATGTGGCACGATCCCGAGGGGCAGGACCCGGTCTTCACCGACATGCTCGAACTTGACATGACGACCGTGCATGCCAGCCTCGCGGGGCCGAAGCGTCCGCAGGACCGGATTGCGCTGCCGCAGGTCGACGACGCGTTCAACGGCGACCTTGAAAGCGTGTACAAGAAGTCCGCGCCCGCACGCGTCGATGTCGAGGGCCGCGATTACGACATCGGCGACGGCGACGTCGTCATCGCGGCGATCACGAGCTGCACCAACACCTCCAACCCGGCCGTGCTCGTCGCCGCCGGCCTGGTCGCGCGCAAGGCCAACGCATTGGGGCTGAAGACCAAGCCCTGGGTGAAGACCTCGCTCGCGCCGGGCAGCCAGGTCGTCACCGACTATCTCGACAAGGCGGGGCTGACCGACGACCTCAACGCGCTCGGCTTCAACCTGGTGGGTTATGGCTGCACCACCTGCATCGGCAATTCGGGGCCGCTGGCCGAGCCGATTTCCAGGGCGGTCAACGAGGGCGACATCGTCGCCGCCTCGGTGCTGTCGGGCAACCGCAACTTCGAAGGGCGTGTCAGCCCGGACGTGCGCGCCAACTTCCTGGCTTCGCCGCCGCTCGTCGTCGCCTATGCGCTGAAGGGTACGGTGACCGAGGACATGGAAAGCTCGCCGATCGGCCAGGACAAGGACGGAAACGACGTCTTCCTGAAGGACATCTGGCCGACGAACCAGGAGGTCGCCGACATGGTGACCGCCAACATCAACGACGAAATGTTCCGCGACCGCTACGGCGATGTCTATAAGGGCGACGAACACTGGCGCCGCATCGATGTAGAGGGCTCGAACACCTATCAGTGGAACCCCAGCTCCACATATGTTCAGAATCCGCCTTATTTTGAAGGGATGACGATGACCCCGGCGCCCGTGTCGGACGTCATCGAGGCGAAGCCGCTGGCGCTCCTGGGCGATTCGGTCACGACCGACCACATCTCGCCCGCCGGCGCCATCAAGGCGGACAGCCCGGCCGGCATCTACCTGCAGGAACATCAGGTCAGCCGTCAGGAGTTCAATTCCTACGGCTCGCGGCGCGGCAATCACGAGGTGATGATGCGCGGCACCTTCGCCAATATCCGCATCAGGAACGAGATGGTGCCCGGTATCGAGGGCGGCGTGACCAAATATGAAGGCGAGGTCATGCCGATCTACGACGCGGCGATGCGCTACAAGGCCGACGGCACGCCGCTGGTTGTCGTCGCCGGCAAGGAATACGGCACCGGTTCGTCGCGCGACTGGGCGGCCAAGGGCACGATCCTGCTCGGCGTGCGCGCCGTCATCGCCGAGAGCTTCGAGCGCATCCACCGGTCGAACCTGGTCGGTATGGGCGTGCTGCCGCTGCAGTTCGCCGAGGGCGTGACCCGCAACACGCTGAAGCTCGACGGATCGGAAAGCTTCACCATTCGCGGCATCACCGATATTCGCCCGCGTCAGGAGGTCGAGGTGACGCTGACCCGCGCCGACGGCTCCAGCGAGACGTTCATGACGAAGTGCCGCATCGATACGGCGAACGAGCTTGACTATTATCTCAACGGCGGCATCCTGCATTATGTGTTGAGGAAACTCGCCGCTTGAGACCGGCCCTCGGCCTGTTGATGCTTTTTGTCGCCGGGCCGGCGCTCGCCGCGTCGGCACCGGTGGACAATCCGCGCTCGTTGATGGGGCGCTGGTTCATCCGGCATGACAAGGCGATCGTCGCCATCGAACCGTGCGGCAATGCGCTGTGCGGGCGCGTCGAACGTGTGCTGGACAAGGATTTCCCCGAATACGACGTCAACAATTCGGACGCGAGCAAGCGTGATCGGCCGGTCGAGGGCATCAACGTGCTGTTGCAGTTCACCCCTGACCGCGACGACGGGGTGTGGCGCGGCGAGATCTACGACCCCAAATCGGGCCATACCTACCGCTCGCTGATGCAGCGCAAGGGCGCGAAGCTGGAAGTGAAAGGCTGTGTCGGCCCGTTCTGCAAGACGCAGATCTGGCGCCGCGCACCCTAGGTCAAAGCTGCCGGACGCGGCGATAATCGACCCCCGCCGGAATATCGGGACTATGGACTTGCCGGGATGATCGCGTGAAGAAGCCGCTTACCGTCGCACAATTGACCGAATTCGGCCGCGTTCAGCTTTCGCGTACCTTTTTCATGCGCGATTTTCTCTATTCCGACATCGCCGAGATCTACAGGATCTCGAACCTGCCCGACGATCCCGACCTCGCGATCGCCGCCGGCACCCGGCTGTGCCAGGACCTGCTGGAGCCGTTGCAGGATGCCTTCGGCCGGATCGCGATCCGCTCGGCCTATCGCTCGGCAGAGGTCAACGCGACGGGCCATGCAAAGGGGCACAATTGCGCGTCGAACGAGCGCAACGCCGCGCATCATATCTGGGATCAGCGCGACGCCAGGGGGCATATGGGCGCCACCGCCTGCATCGTGGTGCCGAGCTTCGCCAACCGCTTCGACCGGCCGGGCGACTGGAAGCGGCTCGCCTGGTGGGTGCACGATCACCTGCCCTATTCGACGATGGAATTCTTCCCCGTCCGCTGGGCCTGCAACCTGTCCTGGCACGAAGCGCCGGCGCGGATGATCTTCAGCCACGTCCCCAATGATCGCGGCTATCTGACCAAGCCCGGCATGGACAATCACGAAGGCGATCACAGCGCCGAGTGGCGGGAAATATTGCCGTAGAGGTACGTTCCCAGCGGTGAATGCCGTGCCGGACTCTCGGGCCGGTGCCTGTAGAGCCTCGTACCAACTCCACGCGCCTTTCCACCTTCCTTGCGCTCCCGCGCACCTCTCTTGTGCTCCGCGCACTTCCATTGTGCTCCCGCGAAGGCGGGAGCCCAGTCTGAGCGTGGCGGGACAGGGTTTCCGAACCTCCGAAAGCTCAGGCCGATCATGTGCAAATCTGACAGCATTCGCCTCCATATCCCCGGACCGGCGCCCGATCGGGCCGGCTGGTGGAATCCGCCAGCGCGCGCAAATGGCGGCCGGCCGCGGACGGGCGAGATCCCTGCGGGGTACAATCCGCCGCGAAAAGGGAACCGGTTGCCTCGCGCGATCATTGACGGCGCAGGCAACAGGGAGATGGATTGATGATCCGCTTGCATACCGTAGGATTCGGTCTTGCCGCCGCGACCGGGCTTTCGCTGGCGGCGGCAGGCTGCAGCACGACCACGAACGGCCCCATGGCAACGCAGCCCGGCGTCGCTGCGGGAACGGCCGCCACGGCACGGCTGATGACGGCGGACGGCGCGGATGTCGGCACCGCAACGGCGACGGCGCTTTCGGGCGGCGGGGTACGCGTGGCCGTCAACGCGCATGATCTGCCGCCGGGCGCGCACGGTGCTCATATCCATGCCGTGGGACGCTGCGACGCGCCCGATTTCACCTCGGCCGGCGGCCATTGGAATCCGACGGGCAGTCAGCACGGCGTCCAGAACCCGGCCGGCCCGCATGCCGGCGACATGCCCAATCTGCTGATCGGGACGAACGGCGAAGGCTCGCTGGCGGTCAACCTGCCGGCCGGCACCTATAACGGCCTGATGGACGCGGACGGCGCCGCCATGGTGATCCATTCCGGCCCCGACGACATGCGCACCGATCCTTCCGGCAACAGCGGTTCGCGCATCGCCTGCGGCGTCTTCATGCCGGAAGGGATGTGAGGGCCAGCGGTCGGGCGGCGGCTCAACCCAGGGCGTCGTCTTCGCGGTAGCGGATCTGCAGGTAGCGGTCGCGCGTGGCGAGCAGGTTGAGGTCCCCCTCGGCGAGCTGCTCGGTCATCTCGCCGATCTCTTCCTCGATCAGCTTCAGGCCGTCGGTCAACTGCTGATCGGGCGTCCGGCCATTGCGTTCCCTGCGGCGTAGCGGCTCCGGCACGCGTTCATAGCCCTTGATCAGTTCGGGCAGTTGCTCGCCCACCAACTTGCGAACCTCTGCGGCCGCGGGTTCGCGTTCGTCCAGCGTGGCGAGTTGCGGTGCCAGCGTCTCCAGCCTGACCCCGATCGAATCGACCAGCGTCCGCGCCGGCGCGGGCAAGGCGGGGCGACGCTTTTCCAGCCACTGCTCGGTCTGCACCGGCAGCGCCTTGAGCGGCGTCTGCGTCAGCGTTTCGACCGTCACCTCGGGCGCCAGCGGAAAGATGGCGAGCGCCAGGGTGGCCGCGATCAGCAGCGCCATGACCAGGAGCGCCCCGCCCATGCCCAGCGGCACCATCCAGCCGACGACCAGCGCGCCGATGACGATGGCGATGTCGGCCACCGCGATGCGGCCCAGCCGCCTCAGGATTTCCGCCTCGCGCCGCCGCTTCGATCGCGCTTTCAGCGAGGCATAGCGTTCCCGCGTGCGGTCGAGATACTCGCTGGACCGGGCGATCTGGCGGTCGACATCGGTCGGCATGGCGGCTTACATCTCCTCCAGCCGGAAGGGATTGTCGGCCTTTGCGCCGCTCTCGGTATTCTGCGCCGCGCCTTCCGCCCGGGCGATATAGCCCTTCGACTTCTCGACCTCCTTGTCGAGCGTCGTGACGGTGCTCTTCATCGAATCGAGCGCCTTCAGCTTGAAGGTGTCGATCGCGTCCATCGTGTCGTAGATGTTCTGGAAGGCGCGCTGCAGCGTTTCCATCGGGATGGTGGACGCCGCCGCCTGTTCGTGGATCTGCGCGGTCTGGCTCTTCAGCAGCTTGCCGGTCGAATCGATGATGCCGGCGGTCGTCGTGTTGAGCGCGGTGATCTGCTCCAGCACCAGTTTCTGATTGGTCAGCGCCTGCGCGACCGTGACGGCGGTGCGCAGCGCCGCGACCGTGGTGGTCGAGGCGCGGTCGACGCCCTTCACCAGTTCGACATTGTTCTTCTTGACCAGATCGAGCGCGAGATAGCCCTGCACCGTCACCGCCATCTGCGTCAGCAGGTCCTGATGCCGCTGCCGGGTATAGAACAGCGCCGTCTCGCGCAGCGCCTTGGCCTTGGCCGGATCGGTGGCGTCGAGGTCGTTCGCCTTTTCCTCGATCTTGCGGTCCATTTCGGCGGCGATATGGATCATCTGTTCCAGCCGCCCCATCGAGGCCCACAGATTCTGCCGCTCCACGTCGATCGCGGCATTGTCCATCAACAGCTCGTCCTTGCCGGAGGCGAGCGCCTTCAGGATCGAGGCGATATGCGTCTGCGACGATTTATAGCTGTCGAAATAGTTGCGCAGCTTGTTGCCGAACGGAATGATCCCGAACAGTTTCTTCGGCGCGGTCAGATTGCCCTTCCGGCCGGGGTCGAGATCCTCGATCGTGCGGCGCAGTTCGGCCAGGTCGGCGCCGACGCCCGATTCCTGGTCCATGGCGCGCACCGGGCGATCCAGGAAACGGTGCGACTGACCCGCGGCGTCGCGGATTTCCTTCTGCCCCATGCTGGTGATCTGGTCGACGCGCTTGCCGAATTCGGGCGAATTGACGTCCTGCGCGATCAGGTCGGCGATGAAGCCGTCGACCCGCTCGTCGAGCTTGGACCGCGTCTTTTCGTCGACGGGGACGAGGCCGGCGGCCTTGTCCGGGGAAACCTCGGGAACGGGTTCGGGCGCTTCCAGCACCAGATCCTTTTCGGCGGTGGCAGTATCGGTCGCCATGCAATCCCTTCCACGCAAAAATCGTCGCGAAACTAGATGATCCGATTTCGCGAAGGCTTCAACTGTTCTATCTAAATAATACAGCCGGTGATTTCAATGATTGCCGCCGAACGGCGGGGCGGCGGCGGCCGCCTGGGCGGATGACCCTTTCCGCGGCGCAGCATCTGCGCTATGGCGCGCGCGATATAAAGCCTCCCACAATCGGATATCCGTAATGAGCCTCCGCAACGTGGCGATCATCGCCCATGTCGATCACGGCAAGACCACGCTGGTCGACCAGCTTTTCCGCCAGTCCGGCACCTTTCGCGACAATCAGCGCGTCGACGAACGCGCGATGGATTCGAACGACCTGGAAAAGGAACGCGGGATCACGATTCTCGCCAAGTGCACCTCGATCGATTGGCAGGGCACGCGCATCAACATCGTCGACACGCCCGGCCACGCCGATTTCGGCGGCGAGGTGGAGCGCATCCTGTCGATGGTCGACGGCGTCATCCTGCTGGTCGACGCGGCCGAAGGCGCGATGCCGCAGACGAAGTTCGTCACCGGCAAGGCGCTGGCGCTGGGCCTGCAGCCGATCGTCGTCGTCAACAAGATCGACCGGTCGGATGCCCGCGCGCAGGAAGTGCTGGACGAGGTGTTCGACCTGTTCGTGTCGCTCGACGCCAATGACGAACAGCTCGATTTTCCCGTCCTCTTCGCGAGCGGGCGCAGCGGCTATGCCGGCGTCGACGCCGATGTGCGCGAAGGCGACCTGACGCCGCTGTTCGAAACGATCGTCGACCATGTGCCCGAGCCCAATGTGGAGCCCGACGCGCCCTTCACCTTCCTGGTGACGCTGCTCGACCGCGACAATTTCCTCGGCCGCATCCTGACGGGCCGGGTCAAGACGGGCACGGTGAAGCTCAACCAGCCGATCCACGCGCTCGACCGCGACGGCAAGGTGGTCGAGACCGGCCGCGCGTCCAAGCTGATGTCCTTCCGCGGGTTGGAGCGGGTGCCGGTGGAGGAAGCGACCGCCGGCGACATCATCAGCCTGGCCGGCCTGGAAGTCGCGACGGTGGCGAACACCATCGCCGACACTTCGGTCAGCGAGCCGATTCAGGCGCAGCCGATCGATCCGCCGACGCTGTCGATGCGCTTCGCCGTCAACGATTCGCCGCTTGCCGGGCGCGAGGGGACCAAGGTCACCAGCCGCATGATCCGCGACCGCCTGTTCCGGGAGGCCGAGACCAACGTCGCGATCCGCGTGACAGAGGCCGAGGACAAGGACAGTTTCGAGGTCGCCGGCCGCGGCGAGCTGCAGCTCGGCGTGCTGATCGAAACGATGCGGCGCGAGGGCTTCGAACTCGGCATCAGCCGCCCGCGCGTGCTGTTCCGCGAGGAAAATGGCGAGCGTACCGAGCCCTACGAAACCGTGATGATCGACGTCGACGAGGAATATTCCGGCACGGTGGTCGAGAAGATGGCGCTGCGCAAGGCGGAGATGACGGACATGCGGCCCTCCGGCGGCGGCAAGACGCGCATCACCTTTTCCGCGCCGTCGCGCGGCCTTATCGGCTATCACGGCGAATTCCTGTCCGACACGCGCGGCACCGGCATCATGAACCGCGTGTACGAACGCTACGGTCCGCACAAGGGCAAGATTGAAGGCCGGCCCAACGGCGTGCTGATCTCCAACGGCGCGGGCGAGGCGAACGCCTATTCGCTCAACTCGCTGGAGGACCGCGGCGTGCTGATGGTGGGCGCCGGCGAGGTGCTCTACGAAGGCATGATCATCGGCGAGAATGCGAAGCCCGACGACCTCGAGGTCAATCCGATGAAGGCCAAGCAACTCACCAATATCCGTTCCTCGGGCAAGGACGACGCGATCCGCCTGACGCCGCCGCGCCGCATGACGCTGGAACAGGCCATCGCCTATATCGACGATGACGAGCTGGTGGAGGTGACGCCCAAGTCCATCCGCCTGCGCAAGCGCCATCTCGACCCGCACGAACGCAAGCGGGCGGCGCGCGCCAAGGCGGCCTGACGAACGGCGGCGATGGTCAGTCCCCGGCCATCGCCGCGATCGCTTCCCATTCCCGGTCGCTGACCGGTGATACCGACAGGCGCGGCTGTCGCAGCATCGCCATGCCCGCAAGGGCCGGTTCGGCCTTCATTGCCGCCAGCGATACCGCGCGACCGAGCGGCGCCACCGGCTTGACGGCGACCGAGGCCCAGGCGCCCTCCGCGCCGTCCGGCTTCCAGGCGCGCGTGATCTCCGCCACGCCCACCGCCGCCTTTTCCTTGCCGCTGTGATAGAAGAGCGCCCGGTCGCCCGGCTGCATCGCGCGAAGGTGGCGGGCGGCGGCGTTGTTGCGCACCCCGTCCCATTCGGTCGTGCCGTCGCGCATCAGGTCGTGCCAGCTATAGCTTCCCGGCTCGGACTTCAGCAGCCAATAGCGCATGTCGGTTTCCTCTTCCTGCAAGTATTGCGAAGGTAAACGCATGCTGAATGTACGGTTCCGCACCGGTTCAGCCGGTCTCCTGTATAGTATAGATCACAGTCGCACTTCGCTTGGAACGTTTTCGTGGCCGCGGACTGCGATCAGAGCCAGGAGAACCGCAAAGATGAAACAGATGATTATGAAATCCGCGCTTGGGCTCGCGCTCGGTGCGACCGCATTGTCGGTCGCGGCGCCCGCCCAGGCCCAGCATTACCGCCACTATCGCCATCACGACAACGACGCTGCCGGTGCGGCCATTGTCGCCGGCATCGCGGGGCTGGCCATCGGCGCCGCGATCGCCTCGGACGATAACGACCGTTACGATCGCCGCTATCACTATCGCCACGGCTATTATCCTAACAACGGCTATTATGCGCGACGCTATCGCAGCAATTATCGTTATTGCCACATCCGCCGGGTGTGGGACCCCTATCTCCACCGGCCGGTCCGCGTCCGCTATTGCCGATAAGAACTCCGGGGACGGTTCGCCGTCCCCTTTTTATGTGCCGGCCCCTTTCCTGAAGCCCGGCTTTGCGGCAAAGGCGCGCACATGACTGATACACCCCCCGACCGGCTGTCGATCAATCCGCGCAGCCCCCATTTCGATCAGGCCGTACTCGAACGCGGCATCGGCATCCGCTTCAAGGGCAGCGAGCGCCGCGATGTCGAGGAATATTCGATGTCCGAAGGCTGGATCCGCGTCGCGCTCGGCAAGAAGGTCGACCGCCACGGCCAGCCGCTGACGATCAAGCTGACCGGCCCGGTCGAGGCCTATTACCAGGATGCCGAGCAGGCCGAGGATGCGGAAGCCACCGGCCCGCAGGACGTGGCGGACGAGGGCTGAGCGTTTCGCTGCTTATTCTTCGACGAAGATCTTGAGCCGATCCAGCGCGTCTTCCCATTCGGCCGCAACGCGCATGAGATAGGTCTGCGCTTCGGCCACCGCCTCGGGCGCGGCTGAAAACAGCTTTTCGCGGCCGCTGCGCTGTGATCGGACCAGCCCGGCGCGTTCCAGCACGCAGAGGTGCTTGGTGACCGCCTGACGGGTCAGGTCGCGCCCTGCCGACAGGGCGGCGATCGGCCGCGCAACGCCGCCGCCCAACTGTTCGAGCATCGCCAGCCGGGTGCGATCACCCAGCGCCGAAAACAGTTCGGCAGCGCGCGGAATGGCGATGTCAGCCCTCGACATGACGCTCGATATTTTCCATCTGCTGCGCCCAGCCGTCGTCGTTCATCCGTAGCGCAAGGTCCCTTCGTTCAGCAGGGATAGCATCGAAACCCGACTCGCGGACCGTAAGCAGCGTACCGTCTTCGATCGGCGTAAGGAAAAACTCCACCGTCGTCGGCGGCTCTTCCGAATAGTCGTGTTCCGGATCGATTGCATAGGGGTGCCAGGTGAACGCGAACCTTCGCGGCCGCTCCATCGCGATCACGCGGACTTCCCATTTCAGATGTTCATAGCCCGGATAGGTAATGCGTCCGCTTACCTGCCCGCCCTGTGCAAACGCGCGATCGAGCTTCACCCGGAACCAGGCACCGAATTCTTCGTGATCGGTCAGCGCCTTCCAGACGCGATCGACCGACGCGTTCAGGCGGACCTGCTTTTCGATAAAATCGGGCATATATGCAACCTCCTGGCTGCACATATGCCCGCGACCGGCGGAAAGGCAACCAAAAAGTTGCCCATGTCAATGGACGAAGCGGGCGACCACGTCGCGGTAGCTGCGGCTGACCTTCACCTGCGCGCCGGAATCGAGCACCAGGAAACATTCGCCATTGGTGTGCGGCTTGACCTGCTTGACCAGGTCGAGATTGACGATGGTGGACCGGTGGACCCGCTGGAACCGGCGCGGATCGAGCCGCTTTTCCAGATCCTTCATCGTCTCGCGCAGGATCAGCGTGTTGTCGCCGGTATAGATGCACATATA is a window encoding:
- a CDS encoding DUF2147 domain-containing protein; translated protein: MRPALGLLMLFVAGPALAASAPVDNPRSLMGRWFIRHDKAIVAIEPCGNALCGRVERVLDKDFPEYDVNNSDASKRDRPVEGINVLLQFTPDRDDGVWRGEIYDPKSGHTYRSLMQRKGAKLEVKGCVGPFCKTQIWRRAP
- a CDS encoding superoxide dismutase family protein encodes the protein MIRLHTVGFGLAAATGLSLAAAGCSTTTNGPMATQPGVAAGTAATARLMTADGADVGTATATALSGGGVRVAVNAHDLPPGAHGAHIHAVGRCDAPDFTSAGGHWNPTGSQHGVQNPAGPHAGDMPNLLIGTNGEGSLAVNLPAGTYNGLMDADGAAMVIHSGPDDMRTDPSGNSGSRIACGVFMPEGM
- a CDS encoding FadR/GntR family transcriptional regulator gives rise to the protein MTAAAPKLYRAIIDTLQEEITSGKYRPGERLPPERELVERFDVSRLTLREAMIGMEIMGLVEARRGSGVYVTERPGATVSPSDLDIGAFELTEARRLVEGEAAALAAVTADPADVAELREILDQMIAENERELHDEVADRDFHLRIAQATRNAAIVLLMKTLWDVRHRSPLCEKMLERSRRSGVKPRIDDHRAIVDAIAAADAHGARKAMRDHLGRVIDNLLAATEMDGIERVRAEAAELRERAGRFAAI
- the acnA gene encoding aconitate hydratase AcnA encodes the protein MTAIGKDTLGTRDTLKVGGTEYAYYSLARAAEKLGDISRLPFSMKVLLENMLRFDDGTTVTPEDAQAIVDWQKDCRSDREIQYRPARVLMQDFTGVPCVVDLAAMRDAIKTLGGNAEKINPQVPCHLVIDHSVMVDEFGTPKSFEQNVEREYERNGERYEFLKWGSKALDNFKVVPPGTGICHQVNLEYIGRGVWSSEDPDGNPVAYPDTLVGTDSHTTMINGLGVLGWGVGGIEAEAGVLGQPVSMLIPEVVGFKLTGKLNEGITATDLVLTVTQMLRKKGVVGRFVEFFGPGLHALTLADRATIANMAPEYGATCGFFPIDEKTMEYMALTGRDEETIALTEAYCKAQGMWHDPEGQDPVFTDMLELDMTTVHASLAGPKRPQDRIALPQVDDAFNGDLESVYKKSAPARVDVEGRDYDIGDGDVVIAAITSCTNTSNPAVLVAAGLVARKANALGLKTKPWVKTSLAPGSQVVTDYLDKAGLTDDLNALGFNLVGYGCTTCIGNSGPLAEPISRAVNEGDIVAASVLSGNRNFEGRVSPDVRANFLASPPLVVAYALKGTVTEDMESSPIGQDKDGNDVFLKDIWPTNQEVADMVTANINDEMFRDRYGDVYKGDEHWRRIDVEGSNTYQWNPSSTYVQNPPYFEGMTMTPAPVSDVIEAKPLALLGDSVTTDHISPAGAIKADSPAGIYLQEHQVSRQEFNSYGSRRGNHEVMMRGTFANIRIRNEMVPGIEGGVTKYEGEVMPIYDAAMRYKADGTPLVVVAGKEYGTGSSRDWAAKGTILLGVRAVIAESFERIHRSNLVGMGVLPLQFAEGVTRNTLKLDGSESFTIRGITDIRPRQEVEVTLTRADGSSETFMTKCRIDTANELDYYLNGGILHYVLRKLAA
- a CDS encoding sugar kinase, whose translation is MGRMLAFGEVMLRLSPPDRQLLLQTPALDVWTAGAEANVATALALLDHDVALATALPENALGDAAERTLRGLGVDCRHVLRRPGRMGLYYVTPGAGLRPTDVIYDRAHSAFAEAPVRAWDWDALLDGVDHLHLSGITPALGPVPAEAALAAVEAAGARDITISFDGNYRARLWKRWDSNPRAVLSRLVGAAHILFGNHRDIALLLDRDFGGEGEDRRRASADAAFAAFPRLRIIASTARHVVDSGHHRLSARIDARDGHAQTQEIALTGIVDRIGGGDAFAAGVLDALRNGRSIEAAAANGLALTSLKHSLPGDASLFRRADLDGFVAGGVDVKR